TGAGTTCCGCAGAAGTCTGCTGAACGGCGTTTCTGGCGTACAGAAGTTTGAGACGCGCTATATTGGCGAAACCCTCGCGGGCGTTTGCCATTTTGACGAGTTGAAGTATCAAAAGAAGAAGGAAGTTCGGCGTGGGACGCGCGCCGGTTCGGTCGCGATCTATTGTTCGCGCGAGGCGGTGAATGATTCGGGCCTGGACTGGGAAGCTGTGGACCGGTCGCGGGTGGGGGTGTATCTCGGCGTGACCGAGCATGGCAACGTAGAGACCGAAAACGAAGTTTATAATCTCAGTCAGTTCAATCACGACGTCAAATTCTGGTCGCATCACCATAACCCGCGTACGGTGGCAAACAATCCGGCGGGTGAGGTGACTTTGAACATGGGCATCACCGGGCCGCATTACACCATCGGCGCGGCTTGCGCGGCGGGCAACATGGGCATCATTCAGGGCGTTCAGATGTTGCGCCTGCGCGAAGTGGATATGGCGCTGGCGGGCGGCGTCTCGGAAAGCATTCATACCTTCGGGATTTTTGCCAGCTTCAAGAGCGAAGGCGCCCTGGCTTCGCATGAGGACCCGACCAAGGCCTGTCGTCCGTTCGATACAAAGCGCAACGGCATCGTCTGTTCGGAGGGCGGTTGCATCCATGTGTTGGAGCGTTTGTCGGACGCGAAGAAACGCGGCGCGAAGATTTATGGAGAAATCGCGGGCTACGCCATCAATTCAGACGCGACGGATTTCATCCTGCCCGAACCTGCAAGGCAGGCGCAATGCATTCGCCAGGCTTTGAAGCAGGGAGGATTGAAGCCGGAGGACATCAATATATTGAACGCGCACGCCACCGCCACGCATCTGGGAGACATTCAGGAAGCGACGGCCTTGCGCGAGGTTTTTGGCGATCTGGACACGGTTTCTATCAATAACACAAAAAGTTTCATCGGGCATACGATGGGAGCGGCGGGGGCTTTGGAATTGACCGGCAACATTCCGTCCTTCGACGACGGCTATGTGCATCCGACGATCAATCTCGACGAGATGGATCCGAAATGCCATCTCAAACAGGTGGTCGCCAACACGCCAAAGAAAATAGAAACGCCCGAATACATTATGAATAATTCGTTTGGAATGTTTGGCATCAATTCGGTTTTGATAGTCAAGAGATACCAAGATTAAAGTTGAAATTGGTTGTTGTTTCACCTAAAATCAAAAGAATCATCCAATTTGGAGGGGACTTGATGACAAAGGAAGAAGTAAGACAGGCGATTATGGATATTCTTTCCGAAATCGCTCCAGATGAGGACATCAATTCGATCAATGATGACGGAAAATTGCGGGACCAGATTGATCTGGATTCCATGGATTTTCTGGATATCGTGATGGAATTAAGAAAACGTTTTAATATTGAAGTGCCGGAAAAGGATTATGAGTTTCTGGCGACAATGTCAAGTTGTGTGAACTACCTTCAACCTTTGCTGGGCAAACGTCAACTCGCCAGCTAAGGTTCGCGCCCGCCTCTTAGAAGAACCCCTGAATAGAGAAAACGTGAACCGCCTTGGAGGCTTCCTCCTTGGCGGCATTGTTTTTTTATAGCGGGTTTTACCCGCTCAACGGGTTTCCCTGATCCATGAAATACGATTCGATAATCATTGGAGCCGGTTTGTCTGGCCTTGCGGCGGGCATCCGCATGGCGCTTTTCGACAAAAAAGTGGTGATTGTCGAAAAGCACACCGTGCCCGGCGGCCTCAATTCCTTTTACGCGCGCAAACACCGCACTTTTGACGTGGGCCTCCACGCCATGACCAATTATTCCCCACCCGGCGACCGCCGCTCTCCTTTAGGAAAATTACTCAAACAACTACGCTTTCGACACGAGGAGTTCCGTCTGCGTCAGCAGGAGATGTCGGAGATCCGTTTTCCCGGCAAGTCCTTGCGCTTCAGCAATGACTTCGAATTTTTCAAACAGGAGATCGCCGAGCAATTCCCGGAGCAGATGGATGGCTTCCAGAAATTATTGCAGATCATACAATCCTACGACGAAGTTTCCCTCAATTCCGACGACGGCCCTTCCGCCAAAGAAGTGATGGGGCGTTTCCTGAGCGATCCCTTGTTGATAGACATGTTGTTCTGTCCGTTGGCTTATTACGGGAGCGCGCGCGAACATGATATGGATTTTTACCAGTTCGTCATCATGTTCAAGAGCATCTTCATGGAAGGTTTCTCCAAGCCCGAAGGCGGAATGCATTATATTTTGCAATTGATGGTGGACAAGTACCAGCGCCTCGGCGGCGAGATGATAATGGGCGACGGCGTGAAATCCATCCCGGTACGCAACGGCGTTGCGGGGACGGTCGAACTTGAAAGCGGTCGCGAGTTGCAGGCGGACGCGATCCTGTCCTCCGCCGGTTATATCGAAACCCTCAAACTGTGCGCCCCGGAGCTGGATATCGCGCAACAAACGACTCCCGGACAGATGACCTTCATGGAATCCATCTTTGTTCTGGACCGTAACCCGAAGAGCCTGGGCTATGATCGGAGCATCGTGTTTTACAATCTGACCGAACGATTTCGTTACCAGACTCCCGATCAGGCGATTGACGTGGACAGCGGTGTTCTTTGTTGCCCTAATCATTTTCAGTATGAAACGCCTTTGTCAGAAGGTATCCTACGTCTCACCAATCAGGCCAACTACGATTACTGGAACGGCTTGATTCGAAAGGACTATATCGCCGCAAAAAAAGAATGTAGAGCGAAGGCATTGGAGCGATTGGCAAAATTTTTCCCAGAATTTAGCGAAACTGTGGTATTTTTGGACACATTTACGCCCAAAACGATCCATAAATACACGGGTCACCTCAACGGAGCGGTGTACGGCGCCCCTGAAAAGTTGAAAAACGGCGAGACGCCGATTCAAAATCTATTTATTTGTGGCACAGACCAGGGGTTTTTGGGTATCATTGGAGCAACATTAAGCGGTATTTCAATGGCCAATCTGCATCTGTTGAAACCTTGATACGGATTGGCATTTTACTGAATAGTTTCATTCTCAAACCAGCGAGATACTATGTCCCGAGACTGGCTTAAAGGAGCAAAAACCAAATACGACACCGTCATCATCGGCAGTGGTCTGGGCGGTATGACGGCGGCGAATGTTTTGGCTAAACTGGGCCATAATGTTCTACTGGCGGAGCATCATTACAATCTGGGCGGAATGGCGACCTGGTTCAAGCGTAAAGGCGGCCATGTGCTGGATATCTCTTTGCACGGCTTCCCCATTGGCATGATAAAGACCTTCCGCAAATACTGGACCCATGATATGGCGGGTAAGGTCATCCAGCTCAAGAACATACGTTTCGACAATCCGCAGTTTGAGGTGAACACCACCTTCGACCGCGTCGATTTCACCCGCCTGCTTTGCGACCGTTTCGGGATCATGCGAGACACCATCGAAGAGTTCTTCGTGACCGTCCGCAATATGAATTTTTATGATGAAATCGTCATGTCCACGCGCGACCTGTTCGAGAAGTTTTTTCCGGGTCGAAAAGACGTCTGGCGTTTTCTCATGGAACCGATCACTTACGCCAACGGTTCGACGCTGGACGACCCGGCTCTGACTTACGGCATCGTGTTTTCGAACTTCATGAGCAAGGGCGTCTACACCTTTCAGGGCGGCACCGACGATCTCATCAAACAGATGAAGAAGGAAATGCTGAGCAACGGCGTGGACATTCGCACCCATTGCATGGTCGAAAAAGTGTATGTGGAAAATAAAACGGTGCGCGGCGTTCGTATCAACGGCCAGGACATTGCCTGCGACACGGTGCTTTCAAATTCCAATATCATGACGACCGTACAAAAGCTTGTGGGAGAAGAGCATTTCGAGCCGGAATTTGTGAAGAAAACCCGCGAGGTTCGCTTGAACACTTCCAGTTGCCAGGTGTATATCGGCGTCAAAAAAGGCGAAAAAGTCGATTACGACGGCGATCTGCTTTTCTCATCCGTCGCCGACCAATACGATACCGGGAAAATTCTCGATAAAGACGTGACGAGCCGGACCTTTTCTTTTTACCACCCCTTCATACGACCGGGGCAAAATCGCTATTCCATCGTTTCCTCCACCAACGCGCGTTACGAAGACTGGGCGAACCTCAGTGAAGCGGACTACGAACGCGATAAGACATCGTTGATCGAGACGACGCTGGACGCTCTGGAAAAATACGTGCCCAATATCAGAAAAATTTCCGATCATCTGGAAGCCTCGACTCCGGCGACATTCAAGCGATACACATTGCACCCTCAGGGAACTTCCTTCGGAACCAAGTTTGAAGGTTTGCAGATCAGCCGCGAATTGCCCGATCAAATCGCAGGTCTGTTCCATACCGGTTCCGTGGGCATCATCATGTCCGGCTGGCTGGGCGCCGCGAATTACGGCGTCATCGTGTCCAACGAAGTGGACAAATTTCTACGCAATTTGAAAACGCATCCGCCGCTCGTCGCCGCATCCGTCTGATTTCAACGACACTCATGCCGGAAAGCCATCTTAGATTCGATTTTGAAGGTCAAACCGCGATCGTCACCGGGGGAACCCGGGGCATCGGTCGCGCCGTCGCCGAAGCCTTTCTGAATGCAGGCGGTCGAGTCGTCGCCGTTTACCGATCCAATACGGAAGAGGCCGACGCGTTCAGCAAAGCCAACCGTCGCTTTGGCGATAATCTTCAGATCCGGCAATGCGACGTTTCCAGTTCCGAAGAAACCGAAGCCTTCTACAAGTCCCTTGAAAATGACGACATCGTTTTCCAGACGCTGGTGCACTGCGCCGGAATTCGCGCCGATTCCATCGTCGGCCTGATGAAGGAAGAAGACTGGCGCAATGTTCTCGATGCCAACCTCACCGGCACCTTTTATATGTGCAAGGGAGCGGTTCAGCGCCTGACGCGAAAACGTTATGGACGCCTGATCCTCATCACCTCGCCGGTCGGTCGCATCGGTTTCGCCGGGCAGTCCAATTACGCCGCGACCAAGGCCGGACAGGTTGCGTTCATGCAGTCCCTTTGCAAAGAAGTGGCGGGACGCAAGATCACCGTCAACTGCGTTTCTCCGGGATTCATCGACACCGATTTCATCGCTGATCTGCCGGACGAACAGAAAAAAGCCTATCTGGAAATGGTTCCCCTGAAACGTTTTGGCGATGCGAAAGAAGTGGCGTCCTGCGTTCTGTTTCTGGCGTCGGGAGACGCGTCCTATATCACCGGCTCCGTTCTGGAAGTGACCGGCGGCATTTAAGGTCGACTGCCCGCTCATGGATTCCATACACGATCTCATCCCGCACCGCCCGCCCTTTTTATTCGTTGACGAAATTCTTTCTGTGGATGAGAACCGCATTCATGCGACGCGCCTGATTTCCGAAGAGGAAGATTTTTTCAAGGGACATTTCCCCGGCAAGCCCATCATGCCCGGCGTTTTGATTTGCGAAGCGATTTTTCAGACCGGCGCCTTGTTGATGAGTCGCCGCTCGGACGCGCCCAAAGATCATGTTCCCGTCATCACCCGCATCAATAACGTAAAATTAAAACGCGCCGTACGGCCGGGGGATCGACTTGAAATGCAGGCGGAAGTGACCGAGCAAAGCGGCGCGGCCTGGTATATGAAAGGCAAGGCGAGCGTTGCGGGACAAACGATCCTGACCCTTGATTTTGCGGCGATGCTGGTGGAAGATGCGCAATGAATAGCGAATGGAACCGGAACACGGAGCGCTGATGGATTTTCTCGAATTGCAGGGTAAAAATTTTCTCGTCGCTGGCGTCGCCAATAAAAAAAGCGTCGCTTACTTCATTGCCAAAACTCTGGAGCAGGCGGGCGCTCGCGTTTTCTATAGCGTGCGTTCGGAGGCCAGAAAAGAATCGCTGAAACGCCTGCTCGGAGACGCCCCGGTTTTTGTCTGCGATTTCGAGAAGGAGGGCGAAGTCGAACGCCTGCGCGCGCAAGTGGGAGAACAAGTCTCTGTTCTGCACGGCATTGTGCATTCCATCGCCTTTGCGAATTACTCGGAAGGCATGAAACCCTTCCACGAAACGATCAAAAAAGATTTTCTGCAATCCATCGACATCACCTGCTATTCGCTGATCGCGCTGGCCAACGCCTTTCGCGATCTGCTCGATGAAAATGCTTCCGTGGTCGCTGTGTCCATTTCCACCACGCGCATGGCGGCGGAGAACTACGGTTTCATGGCTCCGGCGAAAGCCGCTTTGGACTCTTCGATCTGTTTTCTTGCGAAATCCTTCAGCGCCTTTTCCCAGGTGCGTTTCAATTCCGTCAACGCGGGATTGTTGAAGACCTCTGCATCGGCGGGAATTCCGGGTTATATCGACTCCTACCTGTACGCGGAAAAAGCCACCTTACGCAAAAAGGCGCTGACGACTCAGGAAGTCGCCAACGCCGCAGTGTTTTTGCTCAGCGAACGCTCCAGCGGAATCAACGCGCAAGGCCTGACGCTGGACGCCGGGATGTCGATCAATTATTTTGACCAGGACATCGTGCGTAAATCCACGCGCCCGGAATAAAACAGACCGTCCTTATTTTTCGTCGTCGTGCCAGGTCTCCTGGAAAATCGCAAAGGCGCGATGCGTCAGGTGACACTTCTTGCAACCTTCGTTGCCGATCACGCCAACATTGCTCCAGAATTTACCCGCATTCGGCGTTTTTTCCATCAACTCAGCCGACATTGCTTCCAGAGCTTTCTCGACAGGCTTGCCGACAAAGAATTGTTTCACCGCCTGAGTGGTGTGGCATTTGGAACAGGTCGAGCGCAATTCCAGAAAACGTTTTTTGAAATCGCCCAGAGCCTTTGCCGAACGGTCGTACTGACCTTCGCCAAAATTTACCGTGACTCCCTTGAAAGTATTGGAAAGGCTTTTCATGTATTTTCCGTAAGCGATTTCCTTCTCGTCAACCGGATCCATGATTTTGATTTTCTCGACGGAAGGCCAGTGGTATTTGGTCCACACAGCCACCTGATTCTCCGCATGACATTTGCCGCAGGTTTTTCCCAGTGGGCCGGAGGCTTCGCCAATTTTTTTGCCGTCTTTGGTGTGAACCGCGGCGGCAAAATCTTTAGCCGCTTTCAAATCGAAATAGTCCTCCCATTCGGGAACCATTTTAGAAGCCTTCTCATAAGTCGTCGCCAACTCGTCCGCGTGTTTGATCGCGTTGTCCCAATCATTCTCGCGCATATTAATAAACACGCCGCCAAAATGACCGCTCATCTGATGCATGATGCCGGTCCAGTCAGCCGTTTTGGAATGCGGCGGATAGTGTTTGTCCAGTGATTTTGGAGGTTCCTTCAGGACGACGTCCTTCGCCATTGCAGAAGACGCTGCGAAGACGCACAGAAAGATGCCGGATAGAAGCAGGGTTGCTGTAGGTCGAACTATCATTTCATTCTCCTTGAAAAATTAACCATTCGAGCCGTCCTCAGGGAACGAGCGACTGAAGACCAACTGATTTTCTTTGCTCCAGGCGGGCTTGTATTCCACCCGAACCGTCGCCGCGCTCGCATTGGATACAAAATAATGATACCTGACTTGTTCTTTGAATGGCAAGGCCGTCTTGAGTTGCGGAGAAACGATTTCTTTAAAGCTATCCAGTGTTTCTCCCTTTGAATCAAAAAAATCAGAGTACACAAACAGGCGCGGGTCTCCGTTATCCGCCGTCGGCAGGTGATGCGGTACGGTCAGGTTCTGCAGAGTCAGAACGACGCCGCGTCCCTTGAATTCTATTTTAATATCAATGTCCTTTTCGGAAAACTCGCCATGCGGGAAGGAATGATCGGCGACCTTGCGCTTTTTATGAAGCAGGTTTAACGGAAGTTTTTGCGTCAAACGCCCGAGGCTGGACGGCATGTGGCAGGACTGACAGCTGTCCTCTTCCCCCGTCTCTTTCCATTCCTTGTAAGTGGTCTCGTGGCAACTTCCGCAGAACAGCGCTTTTCTGTAGTCGGCAACCTGACGGGTCGGGTGCGGTGGCGCCAGTAAATCGTAAGGGCCGCGAATCTCTCCATCTTTGAGATGACAAGGCGCGCAGAAAATCCCTTCATCACGATGGTCGAGTCGGGGTTCCGGTTTCGAGCCGGGGTTGACCACCGCAGGGATGTGGCAGGGCAGGCATTTTTCCTTGCTGCGATCTTCGGAATCCTTGATGTAAAACTC
This window of the Candidatus Nitrohelix vancouverensis genome carries:
- a CDS encoding beta-ketoacyl-[acyl-carrier-protein] synthase family protein; the encoded protein is MNPQDNPDHRIVITGIGLTAPNGNNLTEFRRSLLNGVSGVQKFETRYIGETLAGVCHFDELKYQKKKEVRRGTRAGSVAIYCSREAVNDSGLDWEAVDRSRVGVYLGVTEHGNVETENEVYNLSQFNHDVKFWSHHHNPRTVANNPAGEVTLNMGITGPHYTIGAACAAGNMGIIQGVQMLRLREVDMALAGGVSESIHTFGIFASFKSEGALASHEDPTKACRPFDTKRNGIVCSEGGCIHVLERLSDAKKRGAKIYGEIAGYAINSDATDFILPEPARQAQCIRQALKQGGLKPEDINILNAHATATHLGDIQEATALREVFGDLDTVSINNTKSFIGHTMGAAGALELTGNIPSFDDGYVHPTINLDEMDPKCHLKQVVANTPKKIETPEYIMNNSFGMFGINSVLIVKRYQD
- a CDS encoding acyl carrier protein — protein: MTKEEVRQAIMDILSEIAPDEDINSINDDGKLRDQIDLDSMDFLDIVMELRKRFNIEVPEKDYEFLATMSSCVNYLQPLLGKRQLAS
- a CDS encoding NAD(P)/FAD-dependent oxidoreductase, translating into MKYDSIIIGAGLSGLAAGIRMALFDKKVVIVEKHTVPGGLNSFYARKHRTFDVGLHAMTNYSPPGDRRSPLGKLLKQLRFRHEEFRLRQQEMSEIRFPGKSLRFSNDFEFFKQEIAEQFPEQMDGFQKLLQIIQSYDEVSLNSDDGPSAKEVMGRFLSDPLLIDMLFCPLAYYGSAREHDMDFYQFVIMFKSIFMEGFSKPEGGMHYILQLMVDKYQRLGGEMIMGDGVKSIPVRNGVAGTVELESGRELQADAILSSAGYIETLKLCAPELDIAQQTTPGQMTFMESIFVLDRNPKSLGYDRSIVFYNLTERFRYQTPDQAIDVDSGVLCCPNHFQYETPLSEGILRLTNQANYDYWNGLIRKDYIAAKKECRAKALERLAKFFPEFSETVVFLDTFTPKTIHKYTGHLNGAVYGAPEKLKNGETPIQNLFICGTDQGFLGIIGATLSGISMANLHLLKP
- a CDS encoding NAD(P)/FAD-dependent oxidoreductase, producing MSRDWLKGAKTKYDTVIIGSGLGGMTAANVLAKLGHNVLLAEHHYNLGGMATWFKRKGGHVLDISLHGFPIGMIKTFRKYWTHDMAGKVIQLKNIRFDNPQFEVNTTFDRVDFTRLLCDRFGIMRDTIEEFFVTVRNMNFYDEIVMSTRDLFEKFFPGRKDVWRFLMEPITYANGSTLDDPALTYGIVFSNFMSKGVYTFQGGTDDLIKQMKKEMLSNGVDIRTHCMVEKVYVENKTVRGVRINGQDIACDTVLSNSNIMTTVQKLVGEEHFEPEFVKKTREVRLNTSSCQVYIGVKKGEKVDYDGDLLFSSVADQYDTGKILDKDVTSRTFSFYHPFIRPGQNRYSIVSSTNARYEDWANLSEADYERDKTSLIETTLDALEKYVPNIRKISDHLEASTPATFKRYTLHPQGTSFGTKFEGLQISRELPDQIAGLFHTGSVGIIMSGWLGAANYGVIVSNEVDKFLRNLKTHPPLVAASV
- a CDS encoding SDR family oxidoreductase produces the protein MPESHLRFDFEGQTAIVTGGTRGIGRAVAEAFLNAGGRVVAVYRSNTEEADAFSKANRRFGDNLQIRQCDVSSSEETEAFYKSLENDDIVFQTLVHCAGIRADSIVGLMKEEDWRNVLDANLTGTFYMCKGAVQRLTRKRYGRLILITSPVGRIGFAGQSNYAATKAGQVAFMQSLCKEVAGRKITVNCVSPGFIDTDFIADLPDEQKKAYLEMVPLKRFGDAKEVASCVLFLASGDASYITGSVLEVTGGI
- a CDS encoding beta-hydroxyacyl-ACP dehydratase; translated protein: MDSIHDLIPHRPPFLFVDEILSVDENRIHATRLISEEEDFFKGHFPGKPIMPGVLICEAIFQTGALLMSRRSDAPKDHVPVITRINNVKLKRAVRPGDRLEMQAEVTEQSGAAWYMKGKASVAGQTILTLDFAAMLVEDAQ
- a CDS encoding SDR family oxidoreductase; translation: MDFLELQGKNFLVAGVANKKSVAYFIAKTLEQAGARVFYSVRSEARKESLKRLLGDAPVFVCDFEKEGEVERLRAQVGEQVSVLHGIVHSIAFANYSEGMKPFHETIKKDFLQSIDITCYSLIALANAFRDLLDENASVVAVSISTTRMAAENYGFMAPAKAALDSSICFLAKSFSAFSQVRFNSVNAGLLKTSASAGIPGYIDSYLYAEKATLRKKALTTQEVANAAVFLLSERSSGINAQGLTLDAGMSINYFDQDIVRKSTRPE
- a CDS encoding cytochrome c, producing the protein MIVRPTATLLLSGIFLCVFAASSAMAKDVVLKEPPKSLDKHYPPHSKTADWTGIMHQMSGHFGGVFINMRENDWDNAIKHADELATTYEKASKMVPEWEDYFDLKAAKDFAAAVHTKDGKKIGEASGPLGKTCGKCHAENQVAVWTKYHWPSVEKIKIMDPVDEKEIAYGKYMKSLSNTFKGVTVNFGEGQYDRSAKALGDFKKRFLELRSTCSKCHTTQAVKQFFVGKPVEKALEAMSAELMEKTPNAGKFWSNVGVIGNEGCKKCHLTHRAFAIFQETWHDDEK